The proteins below are encoded in one region of Tessaracoccus aquimaris:
- a CDS encoding gluconokinase, producing MSRPVHVVVMGVAGTGKTTIGHGVAQRFGLEMAEGDDFHSEANKAKMAEGHPLTDDDRWPWLGSLRDWMTGHADEGRSTVVACSALREGYRDVLREADGDVFFVHLVLPEDVNADRLAARKGHYMKSGMLDSQLATLEPLSEVEDGVEVLNTGKPEEVVAEINQALSLRFPQLD from the coding sequence ATGTCGCGACCCGTGCACGTGGTGGTGATGGGGGTCGCAGGGACCGGCAAGACGACCATCGGGCATGGCGTCGCCCAGCGGTTCGGCCTCGAGATGGCCGAGGGCGACGACTTCCACTCGGAGGCCAACAAGGCGAAGATGGCCGAGGGTCACCCCCTGACCGACGACGACCGCTGGCCATGGTTGGGGTCGCTGCGGGACTGGATGACCGGCCATGCAGACGAGGGTCGCTCGACCGTGGTCGCCTGCTCCGCGCTGCGCGAGGGCTACCGCGACGTGCTGCGCGAGGCCGACGGCGACGTGTTCTTCGTGCACCTGGTGCTCCCAGAGGACGTCAACGCGGACCGGCTCGCCGCCCGGAAGGGCCACTACATGAAGTCGGGAATGCTCGACTCCCAGTTGGCCACCCTCGAGCCGCTCTCCGAGGTTGAGGACGGCGTCGAGGTGCTGAATACGGGCAAGCCGGAGGAGGTTGTCGCCGAGATCAACCAGGCGCTCAGCCTCCGGTTCCCGCAGCTCGACTGA